A region of Cheilinus undulatus linkage group 10, ASM1832078v1, whole genome shotgun sequence DNA encodes the following proteins:
- the tlx2 gene encoding T-cell leukemia homeobox protein 2 isoform X2 yields MEHTGIEEVNQTHQQQHEPISFGIDQILNSSDQSSGCMLPNRTGDPDYALASNVYSNGYNGVYNPACSMAAAAGLAGSYNVNMNMNVSMNMNVNVNSGGAGGVIRVPAHRPMPPPPAAAAPHPPPATHPPGIGPGIASVPGMGMGNAANFTFPWMESSRRFAKDRLTGEQAEESRAGEATGGPGAAGSLCPLPKGDIGRVPVWSTVETLAKCYYPELAHLRDSNGLLADYPFPKGACPAALSPFSVTRRIGHPYQNRTPPKRKKPRTSFSRVQICELEKRFHRQKYLASAERATLAKALKMTDAQVKTWFQNRRTKWRRQTAEEREAERQQANRLMLQLQQEAFQKTLSQPLQPDPLCLHNSSLYALQNLQPWADDNKLSV; encoded by the exons ATGGAGCACACAGGGATCGAGGAGGTGAACCAGAcgcaccagcagcagcatgagCCCATCAGCTTCGGCATCGACCAGATCCTCAACAGCTCGGACCAGTCCAGCGGCTGCATGCTGCCCAATCGGACGGGCGATCCGGATTACGCGCTGGCCTCCAACGTCTACAGCAACGGCTATAACGGCGTCTACAACCCGGCCTGCTCCATGGCGGCGGCGGCAGGGCTGGCAGGCTCCTACAATGTTAACATGAACATGAACGTCAGTATGAACATGAACGTTAACGTCAACTCAGGCGGCGCAGGTGGAGTGATCAGGGTGCCAGCCCACAGACCCATGCCCCCTCCGCCAGCTGCTGCCGCGCCGCATCCGCCCCCTGCGACGCATCCGCCGGGCATCGGACCCGGGATCGCCTCGGTGCCTGGGATGGGGATGGGGAACGCGGCGAACTTCACTTTCCCGTGGATGGAGAGCAGTAGGAGGTTTGCCAAGGACAGACTAACAG GGGAGCAGGCAGAGGAGAGCCGAGCCGGGGAGGCTACAGGGGGGCCGGGGGCCGCCGGGTCCCTCTGCCCACTCCCCAAGGGAGACATCGGCAGGGTCCCCGTCTGGAGCACTGTGGAGACGTTAGCTAAATGCTATTACCCTGAGCTCGCTCACCTGCGAGACAGCAATGGCCTTCTAGCAGACTATCCTTTCCCAAAGGGGGCTTGCCCAG CTGCCCTCTCACCCTTCTCTGTGACCCGTCGTATCGGACACCCGTACCAGAACCGGACGCCGCCCAAGAGGAAAAAGCCTCGCACCTCCTTCAGCCGTGTGCAGATCTGTGAGCTGGAGAAGCGTTTTCATCGGCAGAAGTACCTGGCGTCGGCTGAGCGAGCCACCTTGGCAAAAGCCCTGAAGATGACAGATGCACAAGTCAAGACCTGGTTTCAGAACAGACGGACAAAATGGCG GAGACAGactgcagaggagagggaggctgaGAGGCAGCAGGCCAACCGGCTGATGCTGCAGCTTCAGCAGGAAGCCTTTCAGAAGACGTTGAGCCAGCCACTGCAGCCGGACCCGCTCTGCCTACACAACTCCTCCCTGTACGCCCTGCAGAACCTGCAGCCCTGGGCGGACGACAATAAG CTGTCGGTCTAA
- the tlx2 gene encoding T-cell leukemia homeobox protein 2 isoform X1, with protein sequence MEHTGIEEVNQTHQQQHEPISFGIDQILNSSDQSSGCMLPNRTGDPDYALASNVYSNGYNGVYNPACSMAAAAGLAGSYNVNMNMNVSMNMNVNVNSGGAGGVIRVPAHRPMPPPPAAAAPHPPPATHPPGIGPGIASVPGMGMGNAANFTFPWMESSRRFAKDRLTGEQAEESRAGEATGGPGAAGSLCPLPKGDIGRVPVWSTVETLAKCYYPELAHLRDSNGLLADYPFPKGACPAALSPFSVTRRIGHPYQNRTPPKRKKPRTSFSRVQICELEKRFHRQKYLASAERATLAKALKMTDAQVKTWFQNRRTKWRRQTAEEREAERQQANRLMLQLQQEAFQKTLSQPLQPDPLCLHNSSLYALQNLQPWADDNKVTSVTSVASVV encoded by the exons ATGGAGCACACAGGGATCGAGGAGGTGAACCAGAcgcaccagcagcagcatgagCCCATCAGCTTCGGCATCGACCAGATCCTCAACAGCTCGGACCAGTCCAGCGGCTGCATGCTGCCCAATCGGACGGGCGATCCGGATTACGCGCTGGCCTCCAACGTCTACAGCAACGGCTATAACGGCGTCTACAACCCGGCCTGCTCCATGGCGGCGGCGGCAGGGCTGGCAGGCTCCTACAATGTTAACATGAACATGAACGTCAGTATGAACATGAACGTTAACGTCAACTCAGGCGGCGCAGGTGGAGTGATCAGGGTGCCAGCCCACAGACCCATGCCCCCTCCGCCAGCTGCTGCCGCGCCGCATCCGCCCCCTGCGACGCATCCGCCGGGCATCGGACCCGGGATCGCCTCGGTGCCTGGGATGGGGATGGGGAACGCGGCGAACTTCACTTTCCCGTGGATGGAGAGCAGTAGGAGGTTTGCCAAGGACAGACTAACAG GGGAGCAGGCAGAGGAGAGCCGAGCCGGGGAGGCTACAGGGGGGCCGGGGGCCGCCGGGTCCCTCTGCCCACTCCCCAAGGGAGACATCGGCAGGGTCCCCGTCTGGAGCACTGTGGAGACGTTAGCTAAATGCTATTACCCTGAGCTCGCTCACCTGCGAGACAGCAATGGCCTTCTAGCAGACTATCCTTTCCCAAAGGGGGCTTGCCCAG CTGCCCTCTCACCCTTCTCTGTGACCCGTCGTATCGGACACCCGTACCAGAACCGGACGCCGCCCAAGAGGAAAAAGCCTCGCACCTCCTTCAGCCGTGTGCAGATCTGTGAGCTGGAGAAGCGTTTTCATCGGCAGAAGTACCTGGCGTCGGCTGAGCGAGCCACCTTGGCAAAAGCCCTGAAGATGACAGATGCACAAGTCAAGACCTGGTTTCAGAACAGACGGACAAAATGGCG GAGACAGactgcagaggagagggaggctgaGAGGCAGCAGGCCAACCGGCTGATGCTGCAGCTTCAGCAGGAAGCCTTTCAGAAGACGTTGAGCCAGCCACTGCAGCCGGACCCGCTCTGCCTACACAACTCCTCCCTGTACGCCCTGCAGAACCTGCAGCCCTGGGCGGACGACAATAAGGTGACCTCCGTCACCTCCGTGGCATCTGTAGTTTGA
- the tlx2 gene encoding T-cell leukemia homeobox protein 2 isoform X3, translating to MEHTGIEEVNQTHQQQHEPISFGIDQILNSSDQSSGCMLPNRTGDPDYALASNVYSNGYNGVYNPACSMAAAAGLAGSYNVNMNMNVSMNMNVNVNSGGAGGVIRVPAHRPMPPPPAAAAPHPPPATHPPGIGPGIASVPGMGMGNAANFTFPWMESSRRFAKDRLTAALSPFSVTRRIGHPYQNRTPPKRKKPRTSFSRVQICELEKRFHRQKYLASAERATLAKALKMTDAQVKTWFQNRRTKWRRQTAEEREAERQQANRLMLQLQQEAFQKTLSQPLQPDPLCLHNSSLYALQNLQPWADDNKVTSVTSVASVV from the exons ATGGAGCACACAGGGATCGAGGAGGTGAACCAGAcgcaccagcagcagcatgagCCCATCAGCTTCGGCATCGACCAGATCCTCAACAGCTCGGACCAGTCCAGCGGCTGCATGCTGCCCAATCGGACGGGCGATCCGGATTACGCGCTGGCCTCCAACGTCTACAGCAACGGCTATAACGGCGTCTACAACCCGGCCTGCTCCATGGCGGCGGCGGCAGGGCTGGCAGGCTCCTACAATGTTAACATGAACATGAACGTCAGTATGAACATGAACGTTAACGTCAACTCAGGCGGCGCAGGTGGAGTGATCAGGGTGCCAGCCCACAGACCCATGCCCCCTCCGCCAGCTGCTGCCGCGCCGCATCCGCCCCCTGCGACGCATCCGCCGGGCATCGGACCCGGGATCGCCTCGGTGCCTGGGATGGGGATGGGGAACGCGGCGAACTTCACTTTCCCGTGGATGGAGAGCAGTAGGAGGTTTGCCAAGGACAGACTAACAG CTGCCCTCTCACCCTTCTCTGTGACCCGTCGTATCGGACACCCGTACCAGAACCGGACGCCGCCCAAGAGGAAAAAGCCTCGCACCTCCTTCAGCCGTGTGCAGATCTGTGAGCTGGAGAAGCGTTTTCATCGGCAGAAGTACCTGGCGTCGGCTGAGCGAGCCACCTTGGCAAAAGCCCTGAAGATGACAGATGCACAAGTCAAGACCTGGTTTCAGAACAGACGGACAAAATGGCG GAGACAGactgcagaggagagggaggctgaGAGGCAGCAGGCCAACCGGCTGATGCTGCAGCTTCAGCAGGAAGCCTTTCAGAAGACGTTGAGCCAGCCACTGCAGCCGGACCCGCTCTGCCTACACAACTCCTCCCTGTACGCCCTGCAGAACCTGCAGCCCTGGGCGGACGACAATAAGGTGACCTCCGTCACCTCCGTGGCATCTGTAGTTTGA